The Pseudomonas azadiae genome includes a window with the following:
- a CDS encoding LysR substrate-binding domain-containing protein — translation MKRLPPLPALHTFWVTAQYCNFTRAAEQLHITQGAVSRQVAGLENHLGYALFHRQARGLSLTEAGREWSLRVHAVFGLIGEAVEQIGDRRQTLQLKASTCVMRWLLPRLMQWQKERPDVPVELTTTVACTVDFRREPFDAAVIYAPIAEQPVHARHLFDEQLTPVCAPALLDGLHTAADLQQQVLLHPTRDGRDWALWLSAANTHLSDLRQGHHFETLDLAMTVASQGSGVAIGDTALIGEDVKAGRLATPFELRVPTGKGYFLVCPPGTAPSAGLEALMDWLVSQAQHSQH, via the coding sequence ATGAAACGCCTTCCGCCGCTGCCCGCGTTGCACACCTTCTGGGTCACGGCCCAGTACTGCAACTTCACCCGCGCCGCCGAGCAACTGCACATCACCCAGGGCGCGGTGAGCCGCCAGGTCGCCGGGCTGGAGAACCACCTGGGCTATGCGCTGTTCCACCGCCAGGCGCGCGGTTTGAGCCTGACCGAAGCCGGCCGCGAATGGTCGCTGCGCGTGCACGCGGTGTTTGGCCTGATCGGCGAAGCGGTGGAGCAGATCGGCGACCGCCGCCAGACCCTGCAACTCAAGGCCTCCACGTGCGTGATGCGCTGGTTGCTGCCGCGCCTGATGCAATGGCAGAAGGAACGCCCGGATGTGCCGGTGGAACTCACCACCACCGTGGCCTGCACCGTGGACTTTCGCCGCGAACCTTTCGATGCGGCAGTGATTTATGCGCCCATCGCCGAGCAACCGGTGCACGCCCGGCATCTGTTCGATGAGCAACTCACACCGGTCTGCGCGCCCGCGTTGCTCGATGGCTTGCACACAGCCGCCGACCTGCAGCAACAGGTGCTGCTGCACCCCACGCGGGACGGGCGGGACTGGGCGTTGTGGCTGTCGGCGGCGAACACGCACTTGAGTGATTTGCGCCAGGGGCATCACTTCGAGACGCTGGATTTGGCCATGACCGTGGCGTCACAAGGATCGGGCGTGGCGATTGGCGACACTGCGCTGATTGGCGAGGACGTGAAGGCCGGGCGCCTGGCGACGCCGTTTGAACTGCGGGTGCCGACGGGGAAGGGGTATTTCCTGGTGTGTCCGCCGGGGACGGCACCGTCGGCCGGGCTGGAAGCGCTGATGGATTGGTTGGTCAGCCAGGCACAACACTCGCAGCACTGA
- a CDS encoding NAD(P)-dependent oxidoreductase, whose protein sequence is MSKIAIIGATGRAGSQLLEEALRRGHSVVAIARNTAKLDVRPGVTVKQVDALDAEALQHAVSGSDVVISAAHFATLPASAVLDPVKKAGVKRLLVVGGAGSLLLPGGGRVIDSEGFPAEYKAEASAGAAFLDALRQEQELDWTFLSPSAEFVEAERTGTFRVGQDDLLVSSEGRSWISFADYAIALIDEVETPKHSRQRFTVGY, encoded by the coding sequence ATGAGTAAGATCGCAATCATTGGGGCCACTGGCCGTGCCGGCAGCCAACTGCTGGAAGAAGCGCTGCGTCGCGGGCATAGCGTGGTTGCCATCGCACGCAATACCGCCAAGCTGGACGTGCGCCCTGGCGTCACCGTTAAACAGGTCGACGCGCTGGACGCCGAAGCCCTGCAGCACGCCGTAAGCGGCAGCGATGTGGTGATCAGCGCCGCACACTTCGCCACCTTGCCCGCCAGTGCCGTGCTCGATCCGGTAAAGAAAGCCGGAGTAAAACGCCTGCTGGTGGTGGGCGGCGCCGGTTCGCTGTTGCTGCCGGGTGGCGGTCGGGTGATCGACAGCGAGGGCTTCCCAGCCGAATACAAAGCCGAAGCCAGCGCAGGCGCTGCGTTTCTCGATGCACTGCGTCAGGAACAGGAGCTGGACTGGACCTTCCTGTCGCCGTCGGCGGAGTTCGTTGAAGCCGAGCGCACCGGTACATTCCGGGTGGGACAGGATGACTTGTTGGTAAGCAGTGAAGGTCGCAGCTGGATCAGTTTTGCTGACTATGCCATTGCGTTGATCGACGAGGTGGAAACACCCAAGCACTCGCGCCAGCGCTTCACCGTCGGCTACTGA
- a CDS encoding MBL fold metallo-hydrolase: MFSTFKRLTLATAALAFAAHAAAAELTLDVYNPGEAAIFPVSSVLVSGAKDAILVDAQFGKGQAEQLVQKIRASGKHLTTIYISHGDPDYYFGLDTLTAAFPDAKVIAPQPVVDHINATVADKLAFWGPKMGADKPARTLVPQVLKGHSLSLEGQQLDVIGLDGPQPERTFVWIPSIKAVVGGVVVSENIHLWMADTQSAQSHKDWLATLQRIEQLKPRTVVPGHYLGTPTPAAVAFTADYIKAFDTETAKAKDSAALIAAMKKRYPTLADESSLELSAKVAKGEMKW; this comes from the coding sequence ATGTTCTCAACCTTCAAGCGCCTGACCCTGGCAACCGCCGCCCTGGCCTTCGCCGCCCACGCGGCAGCGGCCGAGCTGACCCTGGACGTGTACAACCCCGGTGAAGCGGCGATCTTCCCGGTCAGCTCGGTGCTGGTCAGCGGCGCCAAGGATGCGATCCTGGTGGACGCACAATTCGGCAAAGGCCAGGCCGAGCAGCTTGTGCAGAAGATTCGCGCCAGCGGCAAACACCTCACCACTATCTACATCAGCCATGGCGACCCGGACTACTACTTCGGCCTCGACACCCTCACGGCTGCGTTTCCCGACGCCAAGGTGATTGCGCCCCAGCCGGTGGTCGACCACATCAACGCGACCGTGGCCGACAAGCTCGCGTTCTGGGGCCCGAAAATGGGCGCCGACAAGCCGGCCAGAACCCTCGTGCCGCAGGTACTCAAGGGTCACAGCCTGAGCCTGGAAGGCCAACAACTGGACGTGATCGGCCTGGACGGCCCGCAACCGGAGCGCACCTTTGTGTGGATCCCGTCGATCAAGGCCGTGGTCGGCGGTGTGGTGGTCTCTGAAAACATCCACCTGTGGATGGCCGACACCCAGAGCGCACAGTCCCACAAAGACTGGCTCGCCACCCTGCAACGCATCGAACAGCTCAAGCCGCGTACGGTGGTTCCAGGCCACTACCTGGGCACGCCGACGCCGGCTGCCGTGGCCTTTACCGCCGACTACATCAAGGCTTTCGACACCGAGACCGCCAAGGCCAAGGATTCTGCCGCATTGATCGCAGCGATGAAAAAGCGTTACCCCACCCTCGCCGACGAGAGCTCGCTGGAACTGAGCGCCAAAGTCGCCAAGGGCGAAATGAAGTGGTGA
- a CDS encoding LysR family transcriptional regulator — translation MDRLQAMRVFVTVVDLGSQSAAADHLDLSRPVVSRYLAELEDWVGARLLHRTTRKLSLTAAGGETLPRCRQLLELCGDMQAAVREPDDAPRGLLRLSVSTSFGQAQLAGVIAEYVKRYPLVTVDLQMLDRTVNLVDERIDLAIRTSNDLDPNLIARRLTVCRSVVCASPAYLLEHAAPRKVEDLAGHNCLTHSYFGKSLWHFEERGEHIGVPISGNITSNEASTLLRVTLAGAGVSMLPTYQAGDYLRRGELVRLLPHAEPRQMNIYAVYASRKHMPSALRSLLDFLVLKFPEEPAWDIGLQAT, via the coding sequence ATGGACCGTCTTCAAGCAATGCGCGTGTTTGTCACGGTGGTGGACCTAGGCAGCCAGTCCGCCGCGGCCGATCATCTGGACCTGTCGCGGCCGGTGGTGTCGCGTTACCTGGCGGAGTTGGAAGACTGGGTCGGCGCGCGTCTGCTGCACCGCACCACGCGCAAGCTCAGCCTCACGGCAGCCGGCGGTGAAACCCTGCCACGCTGTCGGCAACTGCTGGAATTGTGCGGCGACATGCAAGCCGCCGTCCGCGAGCCGGATGACGCGCCCCGTGGCCTGCTGCGCCTGAGCGTGAGTACCTCGTTCGGCCAGGCGCAATTGGCCGGGGTCATCGCCGAATACGTCAAGCGCTACCCCCTGGTAACGGTCGACCTGCAGATGCTCGACCGCACGGTGAACCTGGTGGATGAACGCATCGACCTGGCCATCCGCACCAGCAACGACCTGGACCCCAACCTGATCGCCCGGCGCCTGACGGTGTGTCGCTCAGTGGTCTGTGCATCGCCGGCCTACCTGCTGGAGCACGCGGCCCCGCGAAAAGTCGAAGACCTGGCCGGACACAACTGCCTCACCCATTCCTATTTCGGCAAAAGCCTGTGGCATTTCGAAGAGCGGGGCGAGCACATCGGCGTGCCCATCAGCGGCAATATCACTTCCAACGAGGCCAGCACCTTGTTGCGCGTCACGCTGGCCGGGGCGGGGGTGTCGATGCTGCCCACCTACCAGGCCGGCGACTACCTCCGCCGTGGCGAACTGGTGCGCCTGCTGCCCCACGCCGAACCCCGGCAGATGAACATTTACGCGGTGTACGCCTCGCGCAAGCACATGCCATCGGCGCTGCGCAGCCTGTTGGATTTCCTGGTGCTGAAGTTCCCGGAAGAGCCCGCCTGGGATATTGGCCTGCAGGCGACATAA
- a CDS encoding helix-turn-helix domain-containing protein, whose amino-acid sequence MTNTAIPVFKLYGESQQWPTPDLLHCETISRRSREYQWEIQPHRHADLCQLLYVHKGQAQLEIEGRRTTLNEASLQVLPPLCVHGFRFSEDVEGYVLTLAAPLVSHLQAQLGATVDGLQTLGSYPAGKDSDYLNSQFARLQDEYSDQQPARDMMMHALVSVLLVWISRQAIQRRHPRTQRGRDYFRRFTQLVEQHYREHPKIEDLAHQLGISVSHLNGTCRELGGQPALQIMHDRQLLEAKRLLTYTSMTINEMSEVLGFSDPTNFSRLFRRRVGFSPKAFREQL is encoded by the coding sequence ATGACCAACACCGCGATTCCGGTCTTCAAGCTTTACGGGGAAAGCCAGCAATGGCCAACGCCCGATTTGTTGCACTGCGAAACCATTTCCCGGCGCAGCAGGGAATACCAGTGGGAAATCCAGCCCCACCGGCACGCGGATCTGTGCCAGTTGTTGTACGTGCACAAAGGCCAGGCCCAGCTGGAAATCGAAGGCCGGCGCACCACGCTTAATGAAGCGAGCCTGCAAGTATTACCACCGTTGTGTGTGCACGGGTTTCGCTTTTCCGAGGACGTCGAGGGCTATGTGTTGACGCTCGCAGCCCCGCTGGTCAGCCATCTGCAGGCACAACTGGGCGCGACGGTAGACGGCTTGCAGACATTGGGCAGCTACCCGGCCGGCAAGGACAGTGATTACCTCAACAGTCAGTTCGCCCGTTTGCAGGATGAGTACTCGGATCAACAGCCGGCGCGAGACATGATGATGCACGCACTGGTCAGCGTGTTGCTGGTGTGGATCAGCCGCCAGGCCATCCAGCGTCGCCATCCGCGCACGCAAAGGGGACGTGACTATTTCCGACGCTTTACCCAGTTGGTCGAACAGCATTACCGCGAACATCCGAAGATCGAGGACCTGGCCCACCAGTTGGGCATTTCGGTCTCACACCTGAACGGCACGTGTCGGGAATTGGGTGGCCAGCCTGCGCTGCAGATCATGCATGACCGCCAGTTGCTGGAGGCCAAGCGCTTGTTGACCTACACCAGCATGACCATCAATGAAATGTCAGAGGTGCTGGGGTTTTCCGACCCCACCAACTTCTCTCGGCTGTTTCGCCGCCGGGTCGGGTTTTCACCCAAGGCGTTTCGCGAGCAACTGTAG
- the pobA gene encoding 4-hydroxybenzoate 3-monooxygenase → MKTQVAIIGAGPSGLLLGQLLHNAGIQTLILERQSAEYVQGRIRAGVLEQGMVDLLRQAGVSRRMDSEGLVHDGFELALNGHLTHIDLKGLTGGQSVMVYGQTEVTRDLMAARSAAGATTLYEAHDVQPHGLKSDKPWLTFEHQCEAFRLECDYIAGCDGFHGVARQSIPADSLKVFERVYPFGWLGMLADTPPVHAELVYARHPRGFALCSMRSPTRSRYYLQVPVDEPLDEWPDARFWDELKTRLPSQLAAQLVTGPSIEKSIAPLRSFVVEPMQYGRLFLLGDAAHIVPPTGAKGLNLAASDVSTLYRILLKVYAEGRVDLLERYSAICLRRVWKAERFSWWMTSMLHEFPEADGFSQRIAESELEYFIHSEAGRKTIAENYVGLPYEAIE, encoded by the coding sequence CTGAAAACCCAAGTCGCCATTATCGGCGCCGGTCCTTCCGGACTGTTGCTTGGCCAACTGCTGCATAACGCCGGTATCCAGACCCTCATCCTGGAGCGCCAGAGCGCCGAGTATGTGCAGGGCCGTATCCGCGCCGGGGTGCTGGAACAAGGCATGGTCGACCTGCTGAGGCAGGCGGGCGTCAGCCGGCGTATGGACAGCGAAGGCCTGGTGCATGATGGATTCGAGCTGGCGCTCAATGGCCACCTCACCCATATCGACCTCAAGGGTTTGACCGGTGGCCAGTCGGTGATGGTCTACGGCCAGACCGAAGTCACCCGCGACCTGATGGCGGCCCGCAGCGCAGCCGGCGCCACCACCCTGTATGAGGCCCATGACGTGCAGCCCCACGGTCTCAAAAGTGATAAGCCCTGGCTGACGTTTGAGCATCAGTGCGAAGCCTTTCGCCTGGAGTGTGACTATATCGCCGGTTGCGATGGTTTCCACGGCGTTGCGCGCCAATCGATCCCGGCTGATTCACTCAAGGTGTTCGAGCGGGTCTACCCGTTCGGCTGGCTGGGCATGCTCGCCGACACGCCGCCGGTGCATGCCGAACTGGTGTACGCCAGGCACCCGCGCGGTTTCGCGCTGTGCAGCATGCGCTCGCCGACGCGCAGCCGCTATTACCTGCAAGTGCCGGTCGACGAGCCTCTGGACGAATGGCCCGACGCAAGGTTTTGGGATGAACTCAAAACCCGTCTGCCGAGCCAGCTTGCCGCGCAGCTGGTGACCGGCCCGTCGATCGAAAAAAGCATCGCGCCACTGCGCAGTTTTGTGGTGGAACCCATGCAGTACGGGCGCCTGTTCCTGCTCGGCGACGCAGCGCACATCGTGCCGCCCACCGGGGCCAAAGGCTTGAACCTGGCCGCCAGTGACGTGAGCACCCTGTACCGGATCCTGCTCAAGGTCTACGCCGAGGGGCGGGTGGATTTGCTCGAACGCTATTCCGCCATTTGCCTGCGGCGGGTGTGGAAGGCCGAACGGTTTTCCTGGTGGATGACCTCGATGTTGCATGAGTTTCCCGAGGCCGACGGCTTCAGCCAGCGCATCGCCGAGAGTGAGCTTGAATACTTCATCCACTCCGAGGCGGGTCGCAAGACCATCGCGGAAAATTACGTCGGACTTCCTTACGAAGCTATCGAATAG
- a CDS encoding MDR family MFS transporter produces the protein MTHLNQPVPPLPAVRSILASLMMAIFLGALDQTIVAVSMPAISAQFHDVNLLAWVISGYMVAMTVAVPIYGKLGDLYGRRPMMLIGMGLFTLASLFCGMAQSMEQLVLARILQGIGAGGMISVSQAIIGDIIPPRERGRYQGYFSSMYAVASVAGPVLGGYMTEYLSWRWVFLINLPLGAGAWYVAHRTLAGLPVPQRKPIIDYLGTLLMIIGLTALLLGITEIGQGHQWRDSEVLGLLGCALVALTLFVWHERRAREPLLPMHLFANRNAVLCWCTIFFTSFQAISLTVLMPLRYQTVTGSGADSAALHLLPLAMGLPMGAYFAGRMTSVTGRYKPMILSGALLSPFAILGMAFSAPQAVGLTAVFMLLCGIAAGMQFPTSLVGTQNSVDQRDIGVATSTTNLFRSLGGAVGVACMSALLLALLQDSSFAHLASGALGAEGRSGNVLLDGLNAAPGPTQDTLREELAVTFRHLLMVSAAVSLLGLAAAIAMPNRVLRGREDKAK, from the coding sequence GTGACGCACCTCAATCAGCCCGTTCCGCCGCTTCCTGCCGTGCGCAGCATCCTCGCCTCATTGATGATGGCGATTTTTCTCGGCGCCCTGGACCAGACCATCGTCGCGGTCTCCATGCCGGCGATTTCGGCGCAGTTCCACGACGTCAACCTGCTGGCCTGGGTCATCTCCGGCTACATGGTGGCGATGACCGTGGCGGTGCCTATCTACGGCAAGCTGGGCGACCTCTACGGGCGCCGGCCGATGATGCTGATCGGCATGGGCCTGTTTACCCTGGCGTCGCTGTTCTGTGGCATGGCGCAAAGCATGGAGCAACTGGTGCTGGCGCGGATCCTTCAAGGCATCGGCGCCGGCGGCATGATTTCGGTGAGCCAGGCGATCATCGGCGATATCATCCCGCCCCGTGAGCGCGGCCGCTACCAGGGGTATTTCAGCAGCATGTACGCCGTGGCCAGCGTGGCCGGGCCGGTGCTTGGCGGCTACATGACCGAGTACCTGTCGTGGCGCTGGGTGTTCCTGATCAACCTGCCACTGGGCGCCGGCGCCTGGTACGTCGCCCATCGCACCCTGGCGGGACTGCCGGTGCCGCAGCGCAAGCCGATCATCGATTATCTGGGTACGCTGCTGATGATCATCGGCCTGACGGCATTGCTGTTGGGTATCACCGAAATCGGCCAGGGCCATCAATGGCGCGACAGCGAGGTACTGGGCCTGTTGGGATGTGCGCTGGTGGCGTTGACGCTGTTTGTGTGGCACGAGCGTCGTGCGCGGGAGCCGTTGTTGCCGATGCATCTGTTCGCCAACCGCAACGCGGTGTTGTGCTGGTGCACGATTTTCTTCACCAGCTTCCAGGCGATCTCCCTGACCGTGCTGATGCCGCTGCGTTACCAGACCGTGACCGGCTCCGGTGCCGACAGCGCGGCCCTGCATTTGCTGCCGCTGGCGATGGGCTTGCCGATGGGCGCCTATTTTGCCGGGCGCATGACCTCGGTGACCGGGCGCTATAAACCGATGATTCTCAGCGGGGCGCTGTTGAGCCCCTTTGCGATCCTCGGCATGGCCTTCAGCGCGCCCCAGGCGGTGGGGCTCACGGCAGTGTTTATGCTGCTGTGCGGGATCGCGGCCGGGATGCAATTTCCCACCTCGCTGGTGGGCACGCAAAACTCGGTGGACCAGCGCGACATCGGCGTCGCCACCAGCACCACCAACCTGTTCCGTTCCCTGGGCGGGGCCGTCGGGGTGGCCTGCATGTCGGCGCTGCTGCTGGCGCTGTTGCAGGATTCCAGCTTCGCCCACCTGGCCAGCGGCGCGCTGGGGGCCGAGGGCCGTTCGGGCAACGTGCTGCTCGACGGCCTCAACGCCGCCCCCGGCCCCACGCAGGACACCCTGCGCGAGGAACTGGCGGTGACGTTCCGGCATTTGCTGATGGTCAGCGCGGCCGTGTCGCTGCTGGGGTTGGCGGCGGCAATTGCAATGCCCAACCGGGTGTTGCGCGGTCGTGAGGACAAGGCGAAATAA
- a CDS encoding cache domain-containing protein: MKGLLCITWLLLLCFGQVHAATEQDEDAQAAKALLEKALAYYQSNGDKAFAAFSRQGEFIDQDRYVFVVDTKGVLLASGGPSSALIGRDVSEVLGPDLRQSFKDALKVPEGQGIQQADYRWQNWNDGKVEHKHVFYQRVGERILAVGYYLPRATPEQARALRNKAVNALLKDETGTLKAINSLQGGFLQDDLYVFVVDLDTQRYVAHGTTLRLINTDFRKIKDPDGKPVGEPILKLMAEQDQGEYKYRWKNPVTGKVENKHAYVRKAGHFMVAVGYYSP, translated from the coding sequence ATGAAGGGACTGCTCTGCATCACCTGGCTGCTGCTGTTGTGTTTCGGCCAGGTGCACGCTGCAACGGAACAGGATGAGGATGCCCAGGCCGCCAAGGCGCTGCTGGAAAAAGCCTTGGCTTATTACCAGAGCAACGGCGACAAAGCCTTTGCGGCATTCAGCCGGCAGGGCGAATTCATCGACCAGGACCGCTATGTGTTTGTGGTCGACACAAAAGGCGTGTTGCTGGCCAGTGGCGGGCCCTCCTCCGCCCTGATCGGCCGCGATGTGTCCGAAGTCCTGGGCCCGGACCTGCGTCAGTCGTTCAAGGATGCGCTCAAGGTACCGGAAGGCCAGGGCATCCAGCAGGCCGACTACCGCTGGCAGAACTGGAACGACGGCAAGGTCGAGCACAAGCACGTGTTCTACCAGCGTGTGGGCGAACGCATCCTGGCGGTGGGTTACTACTTGCCGCGGGCCACGCCGGAACAGGCGCGGGCCCTGCGCAACAAGGCGGTGAATGCGCTGCTCAAGGATGAAACCGGCACGCTCAAGGCCATCAATTCATTGCAGGGCGGTTTCCTGCAGGATGATCTCTATGTGTTTGTGGTGGACCTTGATACCCAGCGCTACGTGGCCCATGGCACCACCCTGCGGCTGATCAATACCGACTTTCGCAAGATCAAGGACCCCGACGGCAAACCGGTGGGCGAGCCGATTCTCAAGCTGATGGCCGAGCAGGACCAGGGGGAATACAAATACCGTTGGAAAAACCCGGTGACCGGCAAGGTCGAGAACAAGCATGCGTATGTGCGCAAGGCGGGGCACTTCATGGTGGCGGTGGGTTACTACAGCCCTTGA
- a CDS encoding transporter substrate-binding domain-containing protein — MKAAFALCVLASLATTALADPAPSRLDEVLQRGTLTVCTTGDYKPYTSLRADGRYEGIDIAMAESLAKSLNAKIQWVPTTWKTLMPDFLAQRCDIGVGGISVSLERQKKAFFSQSLGVDGKIPLVRCTDVQRYQTVEQINQPQVRVIEPAGGTNEVFARAHLGQAQIRLHDNVTIFDELLAGKADVMITDASEARYQQKQKPGLCAVNPERHMQYSQKAFLLPRDDVAWKSYVDQWLHLSVATGVYDGIVNQWLAAP; from the coding sequence ATGAAAGCTGCTTTTGCTCTGTGTGTATTGGCCAGTCTGGCTACCACCGCCCTGGCCGACCCCGCCCCGTCGCGCCTTGACGAGGTGCTCCAACGCGGCACGCTGACTGTGTGCACCACTGGCGACTACAAGCCTTACACCTCGCTGCGCGCCGATGGCCGCTATGAAGGCATCGACATCGCCATGGCCGAGTCCCTGGCCAAGAGCCTCAACGCAAAAATCCAATGGGTGCCCACCACCTGGAAAACCCTGATGCCCGACTTCCTTGCCCAGCGCTGCGACATCGGCGTGGGCGGGATTTCGGTGTCGCTGGAACGCCAGAAAAAAGCCTTCTTCAGCCAATCCCTGGGCGTCGATGGCAAGATCCCGCTGGTGCGCTGCACCGATGTGCAGCGCTACCAGACCGTCGAGCAGATCAACCAGCCCCAGGTGCGGGTGATCGAGCCCGCAGGCGGCACCAACGAAGTGTTCGCCCGCGCTCATCTGGGCCAGGCGCAAATCCGCCTGCATGACAATGTCACCATTTTCGATGAACTGCTGGCGGGCAAGGCCGATGTGATGATCACCGACGCCAGCGAAGCGCGTTACCAGCAGAAGCAGAAGCCCGGGCTGTGCGCGGTAAACCCCGAACGGCACATGCAGTACAGCCAGAAAGCCTTCCTGTTGCCCCGTGATGACGTGGCGTGGAAGAGCTATGTCGACCAATGGCTGCACCTGAGCGTCGCCACCGGGGTGTATGACGGCATCGTCAATCAGTGGCTGGCGGCGCCTTGA
- a CDS encoding class I SAM-dependent methyltransferase: MLTQPPSSIEIEYAERCGREHARACGDTRPPGLRRRLASWRDEWLVRQALKVAGEPGLVLDLACGSGRFWPVLAEHVNRVILASDNSQDMLDHARSHHPASLLKRVKTFQGSAFTIGLSANAVDCIFCLELFRHVPSSEGRLALLREFHRVSRDTVIVSVNSRTAVEDEFRLAGFKVLNHQEFMPGSNLWRVYVLRKRG; this comes from the coding sequence ATGTTGACACAACCTCCGTCCTCCATCGAGATCGAATACGCCGAACGCTGCGGCCGGGAACATGCCCGGGCCTGCGGCGATACGCGCCCGCCCGGGCTGCGGCGGCGCCTGGCGTCATGGCGCGACGAGTGGCTGGTGCGCCAGGCGCTAAAAGTTGCCGGCGAGCCTGGGCTGGTGCTGGACCTGGCGTGCGGCTCCGGGCGCTTCTGGCCGGTGTTGGCCGAGCACGTCAACCGGGTAATCCTGGCGTCGGATAATTCCCAGGACATGCTCGATCATGCCCGCAGCCATCATCCGGCGTCGCTGCTCAAGCGGGTCAAGACGTTCCAGGGCTCGGCGTTTACCATCGGCTTGTCAGCGAACGCGGTGGATTGCATTTTCTGCCTGGAATTGTTTCGCCATGTGCCCAGCAGCGAAGGGCGCCTGGCGTTATTGCGCGAGTTTCACCGGGTCAGCCGCGACACCGTGATTGTCTCCGTCAACTCGCGAACCGCCGTAGAGGACGAGTTTCGCCTGGCCGGTTTCAAGGTCCTGAATCACCAGGAGTTCATGCCGGGCTCAAACCTGTGGCGGGTCTACGTGCTGCGTAAGAGAGGATAA
- the rnd gene encoding ribonuclease D, translated as MAIDIHWICDNDSLGQHCAEWQQLPFVALDTEFMRVDTFYPIAGLIQIGDGQRAYLIDPLTIDNWQPLAALLENPAVIKVVHACSEDLEVLLRLTGSLPAPLFDTQLAAAYLNLGFSMGYSRLVQAVLDIELPKGETRSDWLQRPLSDTQISYAAEDAVHLAEVYIRLRPRLSDDKYAWVLEDGAELVANLRREVDPNEVYRDAKLAWKLSRAQLAVLRELCAWREQQARARDLPRNRIIREHALWPLAKSQPDNLAALGKIEDMHPRTVRQDGQFLLDLIKRAGSAPMDQWPPAVAEPLPVEAAALIKQLRALGQTFAERLDMAPELMLRKKTLEALVKSGYPDGPYKLPDSLRGWRRELMGQALLDSLACAGEQP; from the coding sequence GTGGCCATCGATATTCACTGGATCTGCGACAACGATAGCCTCGGCCAGCATTGCGCCGAATGGCAGCAGTTGCCATTCGTCGCCCTCGACACCGAATTCATGCGGGTCGACACCTTTTATCCCATTGCCGGGCTGATCCAGATCGGTGATGGCCAACGCGCTTACCTGATCGATCCCCTGACCATCGACAACTGGCAACCCTTGGCCGCCTTGCTGGAGAACCCGGCGGTGATCAAGGTGGTGCATGCGTGCAGCGAAGACCTGGAAGTGTTGCTGCGCCTGACCGGCAGCCTGCCGGCGCCGCTGTTCGACACCCAACTGGCTGCGGCTTACTTGAACCTCGGTTTCTCCATGGGCTATTCGCGGCTGGTGCAAGCCGTGCTGGATATCGAGTTGCCCAAGGGTGAGACCCGTTCGGACTGGTTGCAGCGGCCATTGTCCGACACGCAGATCAGCTACGCCGCGGAAGACGCGGTGCACCTGGCCGAGGTCTACATCCGCCTGCGTCCGCGATTGTCTGACGACAAGTACGCCTGGGTGCTGGAAGACGGCGCCGAGTTGGTCGCCAACCTGCGTCGCGAAGTCGACCCGAACGAGGTGTACCGCGACGCCAAGCTGGCGTGGAAACTCTCCCGCGCCCAGCTCGCCGTGCTGCGTGAACTGTGCGCCTGGCGCGAGCAGCAGGCCCGTGCCCGTGACCTGCCGCGCAACCGCATCATTCGCGAACACGCGTTGTGGCCCCTGGCCAAATCTCAGCCGGATAACCTCGCCGCCCTGGGCAAGATTGAAGACATGCACCCACGCACCGTACGCCAGGACGGCCAGTTCCTGCTGGACCTGATCAAGCGTGCCGGCAGCGCGCCCATGGACCAATGGCCACCGGCCGTTGCCGAGCCGTTGCCGGTGGAAGCCGCCGCCTTGATCAAGCAATTGCGTGCCCTGGGCCAAACGTTCGCCGAGCGTCTGGACATGGCGCCGGAACTGATGCTGCGCAAGAAAACCCTCGAAGCCCTGGTCAAAAGTGGCTACCCCGATGGGCCTTATAAATTGCCAGACTCGTTGCGTGGCTGGCGCCGCGAGCTGATGGGCCAGGCGCTGCTAGACAGCCTGGCCTGCGCCGGAGAACAGCCTTGA
- a CDS encoding YcgL domain-containing protein yields the protein MKRICSIYRSLKKDGMYLYVLKSDALERVPEPLMAAFGKPHHAFDMVLTPARKLSREDIAVVLENLDKQGYHLQMPPAEDEYIEHLPEELLRRNDPM from the coding sequence TTGAAACGTATTTGCTCCATCTACCGCAGCTTGAAAAAAGACGGCATGTACCTCTATGTGCTCAAAAGTGATGCCCTGGAGCGCGTGCCGGAACCGTTGATGGCCGCCTTCGGCAAGCCACACCACGCATTCGATATGGTGTTGACGCCTGCGCGCAAGCTGTCGCGCGAAGACATTGCCGTGGTCCTGGAAAACCTCGACAAACAGGGTTACCACCTGCAAATGCCGCCGGCCGAAGACGAGTACATCGAACACCTGCCCGAAGAGCTGCTGCGTCGCAACGACCCGATGTGA